The Dehalogenimonas sp. 4OHTPN genome window below encodes:
- a CDS encoding virulence RhuM family protein, producing the protein MGNELVPQENDVIMYTTPDGVVRVEVIFQNETFWMTANRMAELFGTTKQVVSYHLQNIYETGELSRGATVKEILTVQIEGDRQVSRNLEYYNLDVIIAVGYRINSRQATQFRIWATDTLREFIVKGFVLDDERLKQGQRFGKDYFDELLERIREIRASERRFYLKITDIYEQCSIDYDPKADITQTFFRTVQNKLHWAITGKTAAQLISERANATLPHMGLKTWKNAPHGKVLKSDVSVAKNYLGEKEIKDLERVVSMYLDYAENQAERHIPMKMADWIRKLDTFLQFNEYQILTNAGTISHEVAVKTAQNEYEKFRVTQDRDYISDFEKATKKITGSRRLKKKVE; encoded by the coding sequence ATGGGTAATGAATTGGTACCGCAGGAGAATGACGTCATCATGTATACCACGCCCGATGGGGTGGTTAGAGTTGAAGTCATCTTTCAGAACGAAACATTCTGGATGACGGCAAACCGAATGGCTGAACTGTTTGGTACGACAAAGCAGGTAGTAAGCTACCACCTGCAAAATATCTACGAAACCGGGGAGCTTTCAAGAGGGGCAACTGTCAAAGAAATTTTGACAGTTCAAATAGAGGGAGACAGGCAAGTATCCCGAAATCTGGAGTATTACAACTTAGACGTGATTATCGCTGTGGGATACCGGATCAACAGCCGACAAGCTACTCAGTTTCGGATATGGGCTACGGACACGTTGCGAGAATTCATTGTTAAGGGTTTTGTCCTCGATGATGAACGGCTCAAGCAAGGTCAGCGGTTCGGTAAAGACTACTTTGACGAACTGCTGGAGCGTATTCGGGAGATACGGGCCAGCGAGCGGCGATTTTATCTTAAAATTACCGACATATATGAACAGTGCAGTATTGATTATGACCCGAAAGCGGACATTACCCAAACCTTCTTCAGGACAGTGCAGAATAAGCTCCATTGGGCAATCACCGGCAAAACAGCGGCGCAGCTAATTTCCGAACGGGCTAACGCGACACTCCCGCACATGGGTTTGAAAACCTGGAAAAACGCACCGCATGGAAAAGTTCTGAAGTCCGATGTATCGGTGGCAAAAAACTATCTTGGCGAAAAAGAGATCAAAGACCTTGAGCGGGTAGTATCCATGTATCTTGACTATGCCGAAAACCAGGCTGAACGGCACATCCCAATGAAAATGGCAGATTGGATTAGAAAATTGGATACCTTCCTTCAGTTCAATGAGTACCAGATTCTCACAAACGCGGGAACTATTTCTCATGAGGTAGCCGTAAAAACCGCTCAGAATGAATATGAGAAATTCCGGGTGACCCAAGACAGAGACTATATCAGCGATTTTGAAAAAGCTACGAAGAAGATCACCGGTTCGCGCAGGCTCAAGAAAAAAGTGGAATAG
- a CDS encoding DOMON domain-containing protein has product MSKKALGLLSVGAVLLILAAASGCSDNTAATFQSPQGVAWTSDGRVTPGEYENQLVMSEFFTLNWNSDGKYIYVAMQGTSPYSPGYVALGFLPDDWTAEMKKTNSDMIIGFVAGGVAYATDAMSIDKLTPHPADDRNDVEQLSGSVTGNTTIIEFCRKLDTGDAKDQKLEIGLNKIMWAVGFAATDSGAHPAGGRGYAEIQIK; this is encoded by the coding sequence GTGAGCAAGAAAGCCCTGGGTCTGCTGAGCGTCGGCGCCGTCCTCTTGATCCTGGCCGCCGCCTCCGGCTGTTCGGACAACACCGCCGCCACCTTCCAGTCGCCCCAGGGCGTCGCCTGGACTTCGGACGGCCGGGTCACTCCCGGCGAATATGAGAACCAGCTGGTCATGTCGGAGTTCTTCACCCTCAACTGGAACTCGGACGGCAAGTATATCTACGTCGCCATGCAGGGCACCTCGCCCTATTCCCCCGGCTACGTCGCCCTCGGCTTCCTGCCCGATGACTGGACCGCGGAAATGAAGAAGACCAATTCCGATATGATCATCGGCTTCGTCGCCGGCGGCGTGGCCTACGCCACCGACGCCATGTCCATTGACAAGTTGACTCCCCATCCCGCCGATGACCGCAATGATGTTGAGCAGCTTTCCGGCTCGGTGACCGGCAACACCACCATCATTGAGTTCTGCCGCAAGCTGGACACCGGCGACGCCAAGGATCAGAAGCTGGAAATCGGCCTGAATAAAATCATGTGGGCTGTCGGCTTCGCTGCCACTGATTCCGGCGCCCATCCCGCCGGCGGCCGCGGCTACGCCGAGATCCAGATCAAATAG
- the mazG gene encoding nucleoside triphosphate pyrophosphohydrolase, translating to MRYPLLRGNELADLSAGSGQAGEEFQRLVDVIDRLRGPDGCPWDREQTHRSVRDSLLEECYEVLEAIDAGDGGELQTELGDLLMQVVFHARIASEAGGFNIGDVIGGITAKLIRRHPHIFGQAKAADSGEVLRRWEDIKAAERPEKTSMLDGVPRAMPALAYSQEVQGRAARVGFDWRDDQGVVDKLAEEVSELKESASAAEKEAEFGDILFTLVNWARRQGIDAESALRGAGRKFAGRFKAMEACCAEGGISFKELTFDQQNELWERVKDGGGDSGG from the coding sequence ATGCGTTATCCCCTCTTGAGAGGTAACGAATTGGCTGATCTTTCGGCAGGCTCAGGGCAGGCGGGCGAGGAGTTCCAGAGGCTGGTGGATGTCATTGACCGGCTGCGGGGGCCGGACGGCTGCCCGTGGGACCGGGAGCAGACCCACCGATCAGTCCGCGACTCACTGCTTGAGGAATGCTACGAGGTGCTGGAAGCCATTGACGCCGGCGACGGCGGGGAGCTTCAGACGGAACTCGGCGACCTCCTGATGCAGGTGGTGTTCCATGCCCGGATCGCGTCGGAGGCGGGCGGCTTCAATATCGGCGACGTCATCGGCGGCATAACCGCCAAGCTCATCCGGCGCCACCCGCACATCTTCGGCCAGGCGAAGGCGGCGGATTCGGGGGAGGTGCTGCGGCGGTGGGAGGACATTAAAGCGGCGGAGCGGCCGGAAAAGACTTCAATGCTGGACGGGGTGCCCCGGGCGATGCCGGCGCTGGCCTACAGCCAGGAGGTCCAGGGCCGGGCGGCAAGGGTGGGCTTCGACTGGCGGGACGACCAGGGCGTCGTCGACAAGCTGGCCGAGGAGGTCTCGGAGCTAAAGGAGTCGGCGTCGGCGGCGGAGAAGGAAGCCGAGTTCGGCGACATCCTGTTCACCCTGGTCAACTGGGCGCGGCGCCAGGGGATAGACGCCGAGAGCGCGCTTAGAGGCGCCGGGCGGAAGTTCGCCGGGCGTTTTAAGGCGATGGAAGCCTGCTGCGCCGAGGGGGGGATATCATTTAAGGAACTGACCTTCGACCAGCAGAACGAGCTGTGGGAACGGGTCAAGGACGGCGGCGGTGACTCGGGCGGCTAA
- a CDS encoding cofactor-independent phosphoglycerate mutase, giving the protein MKYVVLIIDGASGWPAEGLGGKTSLEAAQTPNLDQMARRATVGLAGTVPAGMEPSSACACMSVLGYNPKVFYKGRAAIEARSLEIPIAADETVFRANLVTIENGRMADYSAGHIGSNESAELIRFLDEKLGTPELSLHPGVGYRHILKLKGRPETLKAACTPPHDIPGQPVEDYLPRGEGSDILRRIMADSAELLKDHPVNRDRTARGEKPATSLWLFWGSGQLPNMPSFKDRYGLSAAITSGVDLLRGLGQMQGMDVLCIEGVTDNSDNDYAFQMEQALRALETYDMVVVHVEAPDEAGHAGDADGKVKAIEMIDRDMVGRLREYSRDRLRALIMPDHPTPLQIRTHAAEPVPFMIWGSGVRTSGARRFTEAEAKGTGVAVAEAHNIMSMVVRG; this is encoded by the coding sequence ATGAAATACGTGGTGCTCATCATTGACGGAGCGTCCGGGTGGCCGGCTGAGGGGCTGGGCGGCAAGACCAGCCTGGAGGCGGCTCAAACCCCGAACCTCGACCAGATGGCGCGGCGGGCGACGGTGGGCCTGGCCGGCACGGTACCGGCGGGCATGGAGCCTTCTTCCGCCTGCGCCTGCATGTCGGTGCTGGGCTACAACCCGAAGGTATTTTACAAGGGCCGCGCTGCCATTGAGGCCAGGTCTTTAGAGATCCCCATCGCCGCGGACGAGACGGTCTTCCGGGCTAACCTGGTGACCATCGAAAACGGCAGGATGGCGGACTATTCAGCGGGGCATATCGGTTCAAACGAGTCCGCCGAGCTGATACGTTTCCTGGATGAAAAGCTAGGGACGCCGGAGTTGTCACTGCACCCGGGGGTCGGCTACCGCCATATTTTAAAGCTTAAAGGGCGTCCGGAGACGCTGAAAGCCGCCTGCACGCCGCCGCACGATATTCCGGGACAGCCGGTGGAGGATTATCTGCCGCGGGGCGAGGGTTCGGACATCCTGCGCCGGATTATGGCTGACTCGGCGGAACTGCTGAAAGACCACCCGGTCAACCGGGACAGGACCGCCCGGGGCGAAAAGCCGGCGACGAGCCTGTGGCTGTTCTGGGGCAGTGGGCAATTGCCGAACATGCCGTCCTTCAAAGACCGCTACGGGCTGTCCGCGGCCATCACCTCAGGCGTCGATCTGCTGCGGGGTCTGGGCCAGATGCAGGGCATGGACGTGCTGTGCATCGAGGGGGTGACCGACAATTCGGACAACGATTACGCCTTCCAGATGGAGCAGGCGCTTAGAGCCCTGGAGACATACGACATGGTGGTCGTCCACGTGGAAGCGCCGGACGAGGCGGGCCACGCCGGCGACGCCGATGGCAAAGTCAAGGCGATCGAGATGATCGACCGCGATATGGTGGGGCGGCTGCGCGAATACAGCCGGGACAGGCTGCGGGCGCTCATCATGCCCGACCACCCGACGCCGCTCCAGATACGCACCCATGCCGCCGAGCCGGTGCCGTTCATGATCTGGGGCTCCGGGGTGCGCACCTCCGGCGCCCGCCGTTTCACCGAGGCCGAGGCCAAAGGCACCGGGGTGGCGGTGGCCGAGGCGCACAACATCATGAGCATGGTCGTCCGGGGTTAA